One Planctomycetota bacterium genomic region harbors:
- a CDS encoding FAD/NAD(P)-binding protein, translating to MLSETKIDKNLYAPQIGTLSRVCNLTEKEKLFEVKLNNGKELGHQPGQFVEVSVFGIGEAPISISSSPTKKGSFELGIRAVGNVTNAIHKLKEGDTVGIRGPFGNGFPVDELKGRDILFVAAGIGYFPLRSLMNYVLDKRDSFGEVTVFCGTKRACDRLMPDECNQLSCRSDVRFHETVDVGDDSWKGNVGLITTLFQKNIKFNPAKTTAIIVGPPVMYKFAIAAAQKVGIPDKEIILSLERKMKCGVAKCGHCQMNNIYVCKEGPVFRYNEIKNIREAL from the coding sequence ATGCTTTCAGAAACTAAAATCGATAAGAACCTTTACGCACCGCAGATTGGCACCCTTAGCCGTGTCTGCAACCTGACGGAAAAAGAAAAGCTCTTTGAAGTGAAATTGAATAACGGCAAAGAGCTGGGCCACCAGCCCGGGCAATTCGTCGAGGTCTCCGTTTTCGGCATAGGCGAAGCGCCGATTTCTATCTCATCCTCCCCGACCAAAAAAGGAAGCTTTGAGCTCGGCATCCGTGCGGTCGGCAACGTGACCAACGCCATACATAAGTTAAAAGAAGGCGATACCGTCGGCATACGCGGCCCATTCGGCAACGGATTTCCCGTGGATGAACTTAAAGGCCGGGATATCCTCTTCGTCGCAGCGGGCATCGGCTATTTTCCGCTGCGTTCGCTTATGAATTACGTTTTGGATAAAAGGGATTCATTCGGCGAAGTAACTGTTTTCTGCGGGACCAAAAGGGCCTGCGACCGCCTGATGCCGGATGAATGCAACCAATTATCCTGCAGAAGCGACGTAAGATTCCATGAGACCGTGGACGTGGGCGATGACAGCTGGAAAGGCAATGTTGGCTTAATCACCACCCTTTTCCAGAAAAATATAAAATTCAATCCGGCAAAGACCACGGCCATAATCGTCGGCCCGCCGGTCATGTATAAATTCGCCATCGCGGCCGCCCAGAAAGTCGGCATACCGGATAAGGAAATAATCCTTTCCCTTGAACGCAAGATGAAGTGCGGCGTGGCCAAATGCGGACATTGCCAGATGAATAATATCTATGTATGCAAGGAAGGGCCTGTATTCAGGTATAATGAAATTAAAAATATCAGGGAGGCATTATGA
- a CDS encoding HEAT repeat domain-containing protein yields MSIKFACLCGKPIEVLDELAGTSYKCRACGANVKVPSFKQASSTASALSEKKCYLCKQNMPADEIVCPHCGWDSNKMERTCHACGGKIALLPGSGLNAPLLNSAVIFASLICGFLFGFIGAMAFGLAILAFVNLYTALTLGYQCKGCGMDIPVPSVLENKIEQDSRRFKRAAHFIGVGAAAVGSLVFGIIWIVSVLSFSGMDLKGALPDIKALEAKGLSALPELIQALKDDRVRVEASQAIQKMGCTLTLGQLSVALEDSDRKLRYDVANIIGFYKEEAAAAVPELLQALKEEKEYTYPFSEALQKIGLPAVKPLAGALKDEDRKFRAKAAYVLMHLGKKSVDALPALTEALKDNDEDTLAYVLDTLGRLGSGASAAIPELSLVLKHKTALIRSLAAKAIGRIRQNAYSAVPHLITGLKDADAGVRHACAEALGSLGPDASESIPALTEASNDLDESVRREAKQALKAIQKQ; encoded by the coding sequence ATGAGCATCAAATTTGCCTGTCTTTGCGGCAAGCCTATTGAAGTCTTGGATGAATTAGCCGGTACTTCTTACAAATGCCGCGCCTGCGGGGCTAATGTCAAGGTGCCTTCTTTCAAGCAGGCGTCTTCCACGGCAAGTGCGTTATCAGAAAAGAAATGTTATCTTTGCAAGCAGAATATGCCGGCTGATGAAATCGTTTGCCCGCACTGCGGATGGGATAGCAATAAAATGGAACGCACTTGCCATGCGTGCGGCGGAAAAATCGCTCTTTTACCCGGTAGCGGATTAAACGCGCCGCTATTAAACTCAGCCGTTATTTTTGCGAGTTTAATCTGTGGGTTTCTTTTTGGATTTATCGGCGCAATGGCTTTCGGATTGGCTATCCTGGCTTTTGTTAACCTGTATACGGCGCTTACATTGGGATACCAGTGCAAAGGTTGCGGGATGGATATTCCCGTACCGTCCGTTTTGGAAAATAAGATCGAGCAGGATTCACGCCGGTTCAAACGGGCTGCGCATTTTATCGGGGTTGGCGCCGCCGCCGTTGGCTCGTTGGTTTTTGGCATTATCTGGATTGTCAGCGTCCTTTCCTTTTCAGGGATGGATTTAAAAGGCGCACTGCCTGATATCAAAGCGCTTGAGGCAAAAGGGCTTTCCGCCCTACCGGAGCTTATTCAGGCACTTAAAGATGACCGGGTTCGTGTTGAGGCTTCTCAGGCAATTCAGAAAATGGGATGCACGTTAACTCTCGGCCAACTTAGTGTTGCCTTAGAAGATAGCGACCGTAAGTTACGGTACGATGTGGCAAACATTATCGGTTTTTACAAAGAAGAAGCCGCGGCAGCCGTGCCGGAACTTCTCCAGGCGTTAAAAGAGGAAAAAGAATATACCTATCCGTTTTCCGAGGCATTGCAAAAAATCGGCTTACCTGCTGTTAAGCCGCTGGCCGGTGCTTTAAAAGATGAGGATAGGAAATTCCGCGCTAAAGCGGCATATGTCCTGATGCACCTCGGTAAAAAATCCGTGGATGCCCTTCCTGCGCTTACCGAAGCGCTTAAGGATAATGATGAAGATACCCTTGCATATGTTTTAGATACCTTGGGCAGGCTTGGTTCTGGTGCATCCGCGGCAATTCCTGAGCTCTCTTTAGTCTTAAAGCATAAAACAGCTCTTATCCGTTCACTGGCCGCCAAAGCAATCGGTCGCATCAGGCAAAACGCATATTCGGCAGTGCCCCATCTTATAACCGGGCTTAAAGATGCGGATGCAGGAGTTCGCCATGCTTGTGCCGAGGCGTTGGGCTCTCTCGGACCGGATGCCAGTGAATCGATTCCGGCTCTGACCGAGGCATCAAATGACCTTGATGAATCCGTCCGCCGGGAAGCCAAACAAGCTTTGAAGGCAATACAAAAGCAATGA
- a CDS encoding NADH:ubiquinone oxidoreductase — protein MSNKPKLAFFDITSCEGCQLEFLNCEQELPHIIANTEIVNFREASSDRRDDYDIAFIEGSVTTEEDMERVKDIRAKAPVLVAFGACASIGGVNCMKNKYSMEEVKQIVYGKDAKLYSTIPTRPINAVVKVDYYIRGCPPSKKEILKVVKALLLGKKPEIPNVPVCYECKLAENVCMFEKDAFCLGPVTLAGCTAICPTNNEGCCGCRGLMDKPNINAEKGVLEKYGLTADEIIAQYKKYNGCTEVIK, from the coding sequence ATGAGCAATAAACCCAAACTGGCGTTTTTTGATATCACCAGCTGTGAAGGCTGCCAACTGGAGTTTCTCAATTGCGAACAGGAGCTGCCCCATATCATCGCGAATACGGAAATCGTCAATTTCCGGGAAGCCTCCAGCGACCGGCGCGATGATTACGATATTGCCTTTATCGAGGGCAGTGTCACAACCGAAGAAGATATGGAAAGGGTTAAAGACATCCGGGCGAAAGCCCCGGTTCTCGTTGCCTTCGGCGCCTGCGCCTCTATCGGAGGCGTTAATTGCATGAAGAATAAATATTCCATGGAGGAAGTCAAACAAATCGTCTACGGGAAAGACGCCAAATTATATTCGACCATTCCCACCCGCCCCATCAATGCCGTGGTTAAGGTGGATTATTATATCCGCGGTTGCCCGCCTTCCAAGAAAGAAATCCTTAAAGTGGTCAAGGCGCTGCTTCTGGGTAAAAAACCGGAAATCCCGAATGTGCCGGTGTGCTATGAATGCAAGCTCGCGGAAAATGTCTGCATGTTCGAAAAAGACGCCTTCTGCCTGGGTCCGGTTACCCTGGCCGGATGCACGGCAATCTGCCCCACCAATAACGAAGGCTGCTGCGGATGCCGGGGTCTGATGGATAAACCCAATATCAATGCGGAAAAGGGCGTCCTGGAAAAATACGGCTTGACCGCCGATGAAATTATCGCGCAATATAAAAAATATAACGGATGCACGGAGGTGATAAAATGA
- a CDS encoding 4Fe-4S dicluster domain-containing protein, with translation MSKSESGKFKIITKPNFAKFVNALIKGAKYRVVGVKEKDAGYKKYAFDDLENASELRLDYDLTVLPPKKYFYPPKESYLKFNLGGPAAPTPILETKPVAIIGAHPYDIRAIELMDKVFSETFPDPNYLSRKENSAIIGIHCLNPYGKSFAKSMGTTTVERGFDLMLTDLGANYLVEIGTVKGEKLLEKYATVKKAAENDISSKDKAMAKAAGKYKLSIDGGVKAFSSLVEKSYDHSYWAEIAEKCFACSSCTMVCPTCVCFDVREDVGINLKEGTRSRNWDSCLVDDFAKVGTGENFRENKSSRTRHRMLRKGKYMLDRFGIQGCVGCGRCITACLPDIASPVEAYKRLKGEK, from the coding sequence ATGTCAAAATCCGAATCCGGGAAATTCAAAATCATCACCAAACCCAATTTCGCCAAATTCGTCAACGCCCTGATTAAAGGCGCCAAATACCGGGTTGTCGGGGTAAAGGAAAAAGACGCCGGATACAAAAAATACGCGTTTGATGATTTGGAAAACGCCTCTGAACTGAGGCTTGATTACGATTTAACGGTCCTGCCGCCTAAAAAATATTTCTATCCGCCGAAGGAATCATATTTGAAGTTTAATCTGGGCGGCCCGGCCGCACCGACACCGATTCTGGAAACCAAGCCTGTTGCCATAATCGGCGCGCATCCTTATGATATCAGGGCAATCGAGCTTATGGATAAGGTGTTTTCCGAAACTTTCCCCGACCCTAATTATTTATCCAGGAAGGAAAATTCGGCCATCATCGGCATCCATTGCCTTAATCCGTACGGAAAGTCGTTTGCCAAAAGCATGGGCACCACTACGGTTGAACGCGGATTCGACCTGATGTTGACCGATCTCGGCGCGAATTACCTGGTCGAAATCGGCACGGTGAAAGGCGAAAAACTCCTGGAAAAATACGCCACGGTGAAAAAGGCCGCAGAAAACGATATCTCTTCAAAAGATAAAGCCATGGCCAAAGCCGCCGGTAAATACAAATTATCAATAGATGGCGGTGTCAAGGCGTTTTCTTCGCTCGTCGAAAAATCTTACGACCATTCTTACTGGGCGGAAATTGCCGAAAAATGCTTTGCCTGCAGTTCCTGCACCATGGTCTGCCCCACCTGCGTTTGCTTTGATGTCCGCGAAGATGTCGGCATCAACCTTAAGGAAGGAACGCGGTCCCGCAATTGGGACAGCTGCCTAGTCGATGATTTCGCCAAGGTCGGCACGGGCGAGAATTTCCGTGAGAATAAAAGTTCGCGCACCCGCCACCGGATGCTGCGCAAGGGGAAATATATGCTCGACCGCTTCGGCATCCAGGGATGCGTCGGATGCGGACGCTGTATAACGGCGTGCCTGCCGGATATCGCCAGCCCGGTCGAAGCTTATAAAAGATTAAAAGGAGAAAAATAA
- a CDS encoding peptidylprolyl isomerase, protein MKSALFICIAILSGYALAIAKDENKMEIFEKEYPDDPVCIISTSMGDIYIELFADEAPKTVSNFIELAEGAKEFQDPKTNLSITRPFYDGLIFHRVIKDFMMQGGCPSGDGTGGPGYHFEDEINAALLGLDKIKVIDSKTGNVDPRLMVRSQEEFLQLVAAPLVRRMGITSDEELKKREEEINKRISELTIKECYENMGYKYSDKFKSHEPVKGSLAMANAGPNTNGSQFFINMKDTPWLAGKHTVFGKVIKGIEVVEKAGETKVNQACKPETDIKIKSIRLYKEKTIVKNGNAEIEFYDLFDTVKKSGEVKYILSLSNQSDKPLLNIKLECTLPDELTFVNSTGRTKPKDSKNTRQLIFEPLGNLKEGESAKWIIIAKAEKSGEAIFTAKISGLKSGDINLTEKTVIKKAE, encoded by the coding sequence ATGAAAAGCGCATTATTTATATGTATAGCGATTTTATCCGGTTATGCCTTAGCCATAGCAAAGGATGAAAATAAAATGGAAATATTTGAAAAGGAATACCCGGACGACCCTGTTTGCATAATTTCCACCTCAATGGGGGATATTTACATCGAGCTTTTTGCCGATGAAGCACCCAAGACCGTTAGTAATTTTATAGAGCTAGCCGAAGGAGCAAAGGAATTTCAAGACCCTAAAACTAATTTATCAATTACCCGGCCGTTTTATGACGGCCTTATTTTCCACCGGGTAATCAAGGATTTTATGATGCAGGGCGGCTGCCCGAGCGGCGACGGTACGGGCGGGCCGGGATATCACTTTGAGGATGAAATCAACGCCGCGTTATTAGGCCTTGATAAAATAAAGGTTATAGATTCTAAAACCGGAAATGTCGATCCAAGGCTAATGGTACGCTCGCAGGAAGAATTTCTGCAGCTAGTTGCCGCACCGCTTGTTAGACGCATGGGAATTACAAGCGATGAAGAACTTAAAAAAAGAGAAGAAGAAATAAACAAGAGAATCAGCGAGCTAACTATCAAGGAATGCTACGAAAACATGGGCTATAAATACAGCGACAAGTTTAAATCACACGAACCGGTAAAAGGCTCACTCGCCATGGCAAATGCCGGACCTAATACTAACGGCTCTCAGTTTTTCATTAACATGAAGGATACTCCCTGGCTTGCCGGAAAACATACGGTCTTCGGCAAGGTCATAAAGGGAATAGAAGTGGTGGAAAAAGCAGGCGAGACAAAAGTAAACCAAGCTTGCAAACCGGAAACCGATATAAAAATAAAGTCAATCCGCCTTTATAAGGAAAAGACAATTGTAAAAAACGGCAATGCGGAAATAGAGTTTTATGACCTCTTCGACACGGTCAAGAAGAGCGGGGAAGTGAAATATATTCTCTCGCTTTCCAATCAGTCTGACAAACCGCTTTTAAATATCAAGCTTGAATGCACTCTGCCGGATGAATTGACCTTTGTAAATTCCACGGGAAGGACAAAACCAAAAGATTCCAAAAACACGCGCCAGCTGATTTTCGAGCCTTTAGGCAACCTTAAAGAGGGGGAATCAGCCAAATGGATAATCATTGCCAAGGCCGAAAAAAGCGGGGAAGCAATCTTTACGGCAAAGATTTCCGGCCTTAAATCCGGCGACATTAACCTGACGGAAAAGACCGTGATAAAAAAGGCGGAATAG
- a CDS encoding YgiQ family radical SAM protein, producing the protein MFLPTTAEEIAQLGWNTLDIILVTGDAYLDSSFIGVSVIGKVLLDKGYKIGIIAQPDVKSGTDIMRLGEPALFWGVTAGAIDSMVANYTALKKRKKQDDFTAGGSNIARPDRASIVYTNLIRKYFKNTKPIVLGGVEASLRRIAHYDYWDNAIRRSILFDAKADILVYGMGEKATLELAEKLKNEKDYRDIRGICYIAPECKNGFINLPSYEETKKDRQSFAGMFKLFYENTDPITAHGLCQKQDTRYLIQNPPAQHLTISELDNIYELDYERNVHPYYLDKGIVKALDTIKFSITSHRGCYGECNFCSITVHQGRTVISRSEDSIIREAKKLIAAKDFKGYITDIGGPTANMYGIECAQKMKSGACRDKRCIYPDYCRAVDISHKRQIALLGKLRRLKGIKKVFIGSGIRHDMVLEDKLCGMAYLEELINHHISGQLKIAPEHVTPYVLDCMGKPNKEYLQRFKELFNKLNKQSGKNQFLTYYFIAAHPGCRYQDMEELRDFIRKEIRINIEQVQIFTPLPSTYSALMYYTGQNPFNRRQLIVEKDLRGKETQKFLVVAGE; encoded by the coding sequence ATGTTTTTACCCACCACCGCTGAAGAAATTGCTCAATTAGGATGGAATACGCTGGATATTATACTTGTTACGGGCGATGCCTATCTAGACAGCTCGTTTATCGGCGTATCTGTCATTGGAAAAGTACTTTTGGATAAAGGCTACAAAATCGGCATAATCGCACAGCCGGATGTTAAAAGCGGAACTGATATCATGCGCTTAGGCGAGCCGGCTCTGTTTTGGGGCGTAACCGCCGGCGCGATTGATTCGATGGTCGCCAATTACACCGCTTTAAAGAAAAGAAAGAAGCAGGATGATTTTACCGCTGGTGGAAGTAATATTGCCAGGCCCGACCGTGCTTCCATAGTTTATACTAATCTCATCAGGAAATACTTTAAAAACACCAAACCGATTGTCCTGGGCGGAGTGGAGGCAAGCCTGCGGCGTATTGCTCATTATGATTACTGGGATAATGCCATACGACGTTCAATCCTCTTTGATGCCAAAGCGGATATCCTGGTCTATGGGATGGGCGAAAAGGCAACACTTGAACTGGCTGAAAAGCTTAAAAACGAGAAAGATTACCGCGATATCCGCGGCATATGTTATATCGCGCCTGAATGTAAAAATGGTTTTATAAACCTGCCTTCTTACGAAGAAACCAAAAAGGACAGGCAGAGCTTTGCCGGAATGTTTAAGCTCTTTTATGAAAATACTGACCCGATTACCGCCCACGGATTATGCCAGAAACAGGATACCAGATATTTAATCCAGAATCCGCCGGCCCAACACCTGACCATTAGTGAGTTGGACAACATTTATGAACTTGATTACGAAAGGAATGTGCATCCTTATTATCTTGATAAAGGCATAGTTAAGGCGTTGGATACCATAAAGTTTTCCATAACAAGCCACCGCGGTTGTTACGGTGAGTGTAATTTCTGTTCCATTACCGTTCATCAGGGAAGAACCGTAATTTCGCGCAGCGAGGATTCTATTATCAGGGAAGCTAAAAAACTAATTGCCGCTAAAGATTTTAAGGGATATATTACAGATATCGGTGGGCCAACCGCGAATATGTACGGAATAGAATGCGCCCAAAAGATGAAATCCGGCGCCTGCCGCGATAAACGTTGTATTTATCCGGACTATTGCCGGGCTGTGGATATCAGCCACAAGCGCCAGATTGCATTGCTTGGAAAACTGCGCCGCCTTAAAGGCATTAAAAAAGTTTTCATAGGCTCCGGCATACGCCACGATATGGTTCTGGAGGATAAATTATGCGGCATGGCTTATCTGGAAGAGCTGATTAATCATCATATTTCGGGCCAGTTGAAAATAGCGCCTGAGCATGTTACCCCGTATGTCCTTGATTGCATGGGGAAACCAAATAAAGAATATCTTCAAAGATTCAAAGAATTATTTAATAAGCTTAATAAGCAATCCGGCAAAAACCAATTCCTGACTTATTATTTTATTGCTGCACATCCCGGATGCCGTTATCAAGACATGGAAGAGCTTAGAGATTTTATCAGGAAAGAAATACGAATAAATATCGAGCAGGTACAGATATTCACTCCGCTTCCCTCCACCTACTCCGCCCTGATGTATTATACCGGGCAGAATCCGTTTAATAGAAGGCAGTTGATTGTGGAAAAAGACCTACGCGGGAAAGAAACACAGAAATTCCTTGTTGTGGCAGGAGAATAA
- a CDS encoding hydrogenase maturation protease gives MPKKKPVTKHPVLILGIGNTLLKDDGIGIHVTRKLEKLPLHKNVTLMDGGTGGLNLFEAITTHKKIIIIDAIDLKSVPGTIKRISLDEARLILDETHSSMHQNSISEVFKLAESLGKRLDVVIFGIQPKEVAAGLELTHELKAVIPAAIRQILAELR, from the coding sequence ATGCCTAAAAAGAAACCGGTTACCAAGCATCCTGTCCTGATTCTCGGCATAGGTAACACCCTTCTTAAGGATGATGGGATTGGGATTCATGTCACGAGGAAACTGGAAAAACTACCACTCCATAAAAACGTGACGCTTATGGACGGCGGAACCGGAGGCCTTAATTTATTTGAGGCGATAACAACACACAAAAAAATCATTATCATAGACGCGATAGATTTGAAATCCGTTCCCGGCACGATTAAAAGGATAAGCCTGGATGAAGCCCGCCTTATCCTGGATGAAACGCACAGTTCAATGCACCAGAACAGTATTTCCGAGGTCTTTAAGCTGGCGGAATCATTAGGGAAGCGCCTGGATGTGGTCATATTCGGGATTCAGCCCAAGGAGGTAGCGGCGGGATTGGAACTGACACACGAGCTTAAAGCCGTTATTCCGGCTGCCATCCGGCAGATATTGGCGGAATTAAGATAG
- a CDS encoding DUF502 domain-containing protein, whose translation MKKLAGYFLKGLLFTIPLVITIYVVYELFLKIDGILNIPIPGLGFIVTLICITIIGFMVSTILTKGLLSFIDRIFYRLPFIKLLYSSLKDLMNALAGDKKMLDKPVMVKLSNPDIKVLGFITAESLDIINVKDHVAVYLPQAYNFAGNLIICPKENVIPINKDGAEMMKFIVSAGISGK comes from the coding sequence ATGAAAAAATTAGCCGGTTATTTCCTGAAAGGGTTGCTCTTCACTATTCCACTGGTTATAACTATTTATGTCGTCTATGAATTGTTCCTGAAAATCGACGGTATTTTAAATATCCCGATTCCAGGATTGGGATTCATTGTAACGCTTATTTGTATAACTATTATTGGTTTCATGGTTTCTACTATCCTTACAAAGGGATTATTGTCTTTTATAGACAGGATATTTTACCGGCTTCCTTTTATCAAATTGCTGTATTCTTCCTTAAAAGACCTTATGAACGCCCTTGCCGGCGATAAGAAAATGCTCGATAAGCCGGTCATGGTTAAATTGTCAAACCCGGATATCAAGGTTTTGGGGTTTATTACTGCTGAAAGTCTGGATATTATTAACGTCAAGGATCATGTGGCCGTTTACCTGCCGCAGGCGTATAATTTCGCGGGGAATCTTATCATTTGCCCGAAAGAAAATGTCATTCCCATAAATAAGGACGGCGCGGAAATGATGAAATTTATCGTTTCAGCCGGTATAAGCGGGAAATAA
- a CDS encoding Ni/Fe hydrogenase subunit alpha, with protein sequence MTVTKDLNIDVHKITRVEGHGNITVNAKNGRIEKILWSVPESPRFFEAMVRERSYKEVCSIVSRICGICSVGHQMASLEATEDAFGITPSEQTVMLRKLILHGETIQSHVLHYYFLAAPDFLGVNSVFPLVKTHPDVVLRALRLKKLANDIVITIGGRAIHPIRLVVKGFSKLPTAKELKNLQAEIKSALKDFDATVKLFATLKLPDFQRETEYISLKNTKEYAFYDGKICSSDTGLVPAGQYRKITNEYCVSQSTAKYTKHNRESYFVGALSRFNNNFKQLSPLAQKAAKTLGLKAPCHNPYMNTIAQVVESIHAAEDAIRLIDKILKKGIKAETPKVKVKAGTGVGAVEVPRGILFHEYTYDKKGILVNANCIIPTNQNHANIQKDMEGLVPKILDKSKEEITLGLEMLVRAYDPCISCSTHMLKVEFV encoded by the coding sequence ATGACAGTGACGAAAGACTTGAATATTGATGTCCACAAAATTACCCGTGTTGAAGGCCATGGTAATATAACCGTTAACGCCAAAAACGGCCGGATAGAAAAAATCCTGTGGTCTGTCCCGGAATCCCCAAGGTTTTTTGAGGCAATGGTCCGGGAACGTTCCTATAAGGAAGTCTGCTCAATCGTTTCCCGGATATGCGGTATCTGCTCGGTCGGCCACCAGATGGCTTCTTTGGAAGCAACCGAAGATGCGTTCGGCATTACCCCATCGGAACAAACCGTGATGCTGAGGAAACTCATCCTCCACGGGGAAACTATCCAGAGCCATGTCCTGCATTATTATTTCCTGGCCGCGCCGGATTTCCTGGGCGTCAACAGCGTATTTCCCCTGGTCAAAACGCATCCGGATGTGGTCTTAAGGGCGCTCAGGCTTAAAAAACTCGCCAATGATATCGTTATAACCATCGGCGGGCGCGCCATCCACCCGATTAGGCTCGTGGTAAAAGGATTTTCCAAGCTTCCCACGGCAAAGGAATTGAAAAACCTGCAGGCAGAAATTAAATCCGCATTGAAAGACTTCGATGCGACGGTCAAATTATTTGCCACCCTGAAGCTACCGGATTTCCAGAGGGAAACCGAATATATTTCCTTGAAAAACACCAAGGAATATGCATTTTATGACGGCAAGATTTGTTCCTCGGATACCGGTTTGGTTCCGGCCGGCCAATACCGGAAAATCACCAATGAATATTGCGTGTCCCAGTCCACTGCCAAATACACAAAGCATAACCGCGAATCGTATTTTGTGGGTGCTTTGTCAAGGTTCAATAATAACTTTAAGCAGCTTTCGCCTTTGGCGCAAAAGGCCGCCAAAACTTTGGGCTTAAAAGCGCCCTGCCATAACCCTTATATGAACACCATCGCCCAGGTCGTGGAATCCATCCACGCGGCTGAGGATGCCATCCGCCTTATCGATAAGATTCTTAAAAAAGGAATCAAGGCGGAAACGCCTAAGGTTAAGGTGAAGGCCGGCACCGGAGTCGGCGCGGTAGAAGTGCCCCGCGGCATTCTCTTCCACGAATATACCTACGATAAAAAAGGCATCCTGGTGAACGCCAATTGCATTATCCCAACCAACCAGAATCACGCCAATATCCAGAAGGATATGGAAGGTCTGGTCCCCAAGATTCTGGATAAATCCAAGGAGGAAATAACACTTGGCCTGGAAATGCTTGTCCGGGCATATGATCCTTGCATCTCCTGCTCTACCCATATGCTGAAAGTGGAGTTTGTATAA